DNA sequence from the Vicia villosa cultivar HV-30 ecotype Madison, WI linkage group LG3, Vvil1.0, whole genome shotgun sequence genome:
agtccacccgccaagaTGATTTCGTTTCTCTCaatcgaggtcttaatccactataaccaaactggtAACAATGCACGGGCAGTCGCCCGTGACTAACACTGCACAAGCAACCGCAAGTGATTAACTacaatgcacaagctacccgcaaatGACTAATCCTGCGCAAGCTACCCGCAaatgactaaccctgcacaagcaaccgcctgtgactaaccctgcacaagcaaccgcctgtgactaacaacctttaaGACTCTCTAGTCCTAAACTTCCCAAAACTACTGACCAACAGGTCTCTTGAGACAAAATCAAACAATAGTTTGAATCAGAGATTGTTTACAATGTAAGTGCTTCTACACAAAGTTGAATGTAAACGATATATTTTAAAACTAGACTAAGAGTATAAAGCTATGAACAGTCTTCCCATAATGGATATGATCGTGAATTAGCAGCTTTTCTCTTTAGTCTTCAAGCCCTTTATAtagccaatataataatatatatgttgGAGGGAAATCCTGAAACTTCCAGAAAATTGGCGGCTTGAAcgtagtgggagacaagatagtacgcaATGTCTGTCATTTCTTGGTAGTGGAACGAACATTCGTCTGTACCTTATACCTCGTACTACATAATtctatcttctattcttcttgaacttcagaggctcaCAACATAAGTTGGAAGAAaggaaaataagctttggatcttcggaacttcaagtcttcagcacttggtcttcagaaccaTTTGTCTTAAGAAACTTGAGTCTTCAGAACTTTAagtcttcagaaccacgtcttcagagtcttcagcacttagTCTTCAGAATGGTTTCTTCGGACTTCGTATTAGAGTAATGACTTTAGATGCTTCTGAAGCTTTGCTACTGTTTATCAGAACTTGTGTAGCGCGAAAACATAACTTGGTAGCTTCTGATGTTTTGGCCACGCCTTACAGTGACAAACGGAAGATTGTTAAGCTCGAGTATCGGTCACCTTCATTTGACGACGGAGGGAACGTCATTTACAACAACTTTGAGCTCAAGGACCGAGCGGATGTTTTGGCGATGTGGCGAACGTATGAAGGTTTCGAAAAGAAAATCACTCGAGTTCGTAGCAACGGTGCAAAGAACGCTTGAGCAAATCTTAGAGATGTGCAAGCGTCCACCGGGCTATTgatatgtaatatttaattttctgttgGAATTATCGATGTAATGCCGAccgattttaataaaaaaaattgttgcttTTCTCattataaatgttgtttttctgGTTTACTGGTTATGGGTTTATTTCGTAAATGTACCTACGGAATGttccgtatgtgcatctacggaacgtaTTTacgcaaatataaaaaaaatattttcggatGTACATCTACGAAAACAGATGGGCATTTTTTGAAGCACACATGGTAGATAAGAGATTCAAGGGGTGGGATTAGAGTTTCTCTCTGATAAAAAGAAAGTTATATTTACAAGAATAAAACATTGTACCTACGGAATGttccgtatgtgcatctacggaacgtaTTTacgcaaatataaaaaaaatattttcggatGTACATCTACGAAAACAGATGGGCATTTTTTGAAGCACACATGGTAGATAAGAGATTCAAGGGGTGGGATTAGAGTTTCTCTCTGATAAAAAGAAAGTTATATTTACAAGAATAAAACATTTGAGTCCATTTAAAAAAATGGTATATTATTGCAAAAATCACGGCGACAAAACTGAAAGATGTTGATACTGGTACcattattcattttttaataaaaagaaattatgATTGATTCACACCCCAACAACCACAATAACTATTAACCGAAATCACAAGTCTTTGTCTGACCGCGACTTAAAACATGCAATGGATATACCTTGAAGAAAATTTACAAGATTACGTGGTCTGCAATGGATAAtagttaaatttaaattatttccaATGACTAAACAACAATCAGCCAAAAGTTTCAAAAGGTAACAAATAAGTTGATACATGAAAACTTTTACTACCAACTTGAAAACAAAGATTAGTAGTAGTACTATTTTACAAACAAAAATTGCTTATTATTGGTTGAACATATATCTGTTGACAGAAGCAAAAGAGTGAGTTATCTTATGGTGTTTGCAAATTAGAATATTCAGACTCCGAGGATGTCCTGTTCTTAAACTCAGGATGTTTAATTTCCTCTATCATTCTAACAGCTTCATCCATTCTCGGCCTCATATCCGGCGTCTTACCGACACACGCAAGTGCAATCTGAAGCATCTGAACCATTTCCTCTTCAACATATTGTCCTCTAAGAAGTTCTTCATCGAATACTTCAGCCGTCCACTCCTCTCTCACAACGGACTTAACCCATCTTGGAAGTTCGACAACATCTTCATAACCGGGATATCTCAGCGGAGTCTTTCCTGTTAGCATTTCAAGTAGCAGCACACCGAAGCTGTATACGTCGGACTTCTGCGTGATCTTTTTGGAATCGGTTACTTCTGGTGCTCCGTATCCGTTTGTTCTAGACATTGTTGCTGGCGCGTTCATCAGAGGAGGTAGTCCAACATCGGAAATGCAGCTATCGAATTCTTGTGTTATTAGTACATTGGTCGACTTTATGTTTCCGTGTGTAAATTTTGAACCTCCTTCTGAGTGAATGAAAGCGATTCCTTTAGCTGTTCCGAGTGCGACTTTTACTCTTGAATCCCAATCAAATGGTGTTCTTCCTGCACCTTTGTTTCCTATTGTTTGAAGTGATACAATCATGCAATACAGTTAAGCAAAGATATATTATAACATACATTACAAATGCATGCATGTGTCAACACAATTCGGCCCTGCTTGGATAAAAAGCTTCAATAAGCGCTTATAACATAAGCTCTTATCATATAAATGCTTATGTATACACTACAAATGACATAGGTGAAGGCATGCATGTGTCATCTAGCttaaaatttagaaaaacttACCATGCAACAAGAAAAATAAGCTGCCTCCTGGCATGTAATTGTAAACCAAAAGTTTCTCATCTTTGGAATAGTAATAAGCTCTAAGCGGCATGACATTAGGGTGGCGTCCGAATCTCCCGACAATATCCAACTGTTGTTCAAACTCCTTCTTTCCTACCACAACTTCCTTCAACCTTTTAACCACCATTGTCACCCCCTCCTCCAAAACCGCCTTGTACGCTGTACCGTAGCTCCCTTTACCGAGAACTTCAGCAGAAGCCTTCAGCAGATCTTCAAGGTCAAAGGTATAAGAAGAACCTTCAAAAAAAAATAGCTTGTTCTTTTCAGCAGCCTGCACTCCGCTTCCAAAACTCTTCGAAACTTCGGTCTTTCCAGCACAAGAAGAAGCCTTTCCTTTCAGTATGCCGCTTCTTTTATTGGTTTTTTTCTTCAAGAAGCATACAAAGAACACTAACACTAGTAGAGATAGTAAGGCGATTCCTCCAATGACTAGAGCAAGTATAACCGCTATGCCAAAGCTTTTCTTATGGGCCGTCGTATCTTTTTCGTTTTGTGTGAGTGTAGGGGAAGGAGATGGAGAAGGAGAGATTGAAGAGCAATTATTGAGAAGAGGTGGACCGCATAAGAGAGAGTTTCCGAGAAAAGAAGTAGACGGGAATGTTTTGATGGAATTTGGAATAGAACCGTTCAAGTTATTATTGCTCAAATTCAAGTATCTGAGACTTGGGAGGTTGAAGTCGGGGATAGGCCCAGATATAGAATTGTTTTGGAGATAAAACCAAGTGAGTCTTCTCAGGTTCTGAAACTCGGATGGTATGATACCAGAGAAAGAGTTAAAGGAAATATCGAATACAACTAGTTTAGGAGAGACGGAAGACGGAATTAGACCTGAGAAGTTGTTTTTCTGCAGGTGTGCGAATTGGAGTGAAGGAATGGAAAGGATGTTAGAAGGAAGACTCCCTCTAAGACCGTTGGAATGAAGGCTTAGAACTCTAAGAGCATCTAGTTTTCCTATTGTGTTCTCCGGAATCGAACCGGTTAATCCGATTCCTGGAAGATGGATGCCTACGACACGAGTTCGGTTTGAGTTGCAAGTTACACCAGTCCATGAGGTACAAATTGAAGATGAGTCATTCCAGTTGAGCCTTGGTGCATGTGGAACAGAAGAAGCAAACTCCAATAGAGCTTGTCGGTCCGAGTTCAAATCAGAAGCAGCTACAATCAAGCTAAAGAGAGACAGTGATGCGATTAATAGAACAAAAGCAACATTAGAGAGTTTCAACTTCATGTCTTGTTTGATGAGAAATCAAGGCTAGTAGTCACTAGTGATTGTTCCAAGTTCCGAGCTTAACCGTTCTTCATCCTTTCCTGGTTTTGTTTCGCAAAATACAACAAGTTGTTAGTTGGTCATGGAGCTATGAATCTATAACATATACAAAGTTTAAACTAACTAGTTTTTATTCAGGCAAATATAGAAGCACTTGATCTAAGCATAATTGCAGAATTCAAACATAAATGTTGCAAGTTTACAGAATTATTATCGAACAATATGAACCGATTTTTTTCTCTGAAAATTTGAAAGTGAGAAATGTTTCTGTTCATGCAGATGACATCACTTATTGCAGCTTTTTCTTAGaaacaaaaactaaaataaaatagacaatcTTATTCGTACTTACCGTTGAGAAGGTTTTCAAGGAAAGAGAGCTCCTTCTGTCAGATGCATAAGTTTATTATGCATTTTCATTATTTCAATGCTTGAAGTGTTATGCTGACTCTtccatttaaaaaagaaaaagaaaaagccaAAGGTTTGGCTGTGAACTTTAAATTTTGTGGGACTAAAGTTCATTTTTCATGAAGAATAAAGAAATCATCTCACAAATTGGTGCTTATATGTTtcagcaacaaccaaataaaagCACTGTGATAATtgagaatccaagaaaaaataGAACTAAAAAAGAAAAAGCTAAAGTTTGATTCTCCTTTGTACTTTATAAAGAAAAAGCACTCTTTAACAAAAGTGGACTATACAATGTATTCTAATTTTAAAAAGATGAACATAAATCATAGGTGTTGATTTCTCAACATTGCCACCATATATCTGGCCAGTGAATACTGCAGAAAGGTCACTTAGAAGTACTCAAACTATTTGATGAACCAACTTTATTCGACACGTAATTAAACAGAAGATAATTATTAAAGAGATATTGCATTAAAAAACTTAAAGCAAGCGCTTAATCAAAGACAACTTGTTAATTATTTATTCCTTTGAAGGATTACTAGTAATCAAACTAGAAATTTGACAGCAGTGAGAGAGATATTACCTTAGCATGAAATTCAGCTTTAGGACATCAAAAACACATCATAGAGTGAAGCATCACATCAGAAAAAAGAGCAAAGAGATATCATTGTGGTCAAGAATAAACCAAGTTTCAAAAAGAATAAAGCATCACAACAGTACTTAACTTTAGTGCATTGAACACTTGCATGACTTGAAAAACATTAGCATTAAGAATAAGGTTAGTTTCACTATACCGTTTGAGTTGGTGGCAGAAAAAGAGTCCTTAACTATAATGACAGCAATAATAGTTGGAGAGTTTAAGATCAAAGTCTTTAAGAATGTTGATTTGATATTGAAAAAAGCGCGGCATAAATGGAAGGAACAGTGGATGGATCTAATCTAATAGTATGAAAAGAAGTACCAAGAGTAGAGGCACATAAATGAGAATTTGATGACATGCCATGAGGTCCCAACTAACTAACCCATTATCACTTCATGATTATTGCACTCAACAAGACTCAAACTTTAACTCTTTTATTTCTATCTAAAGTAAAATACCAAAACTTTGGCTAGTGAGTGACATATGGGTCTGTCAGAACTTACATGAAAAACTGTCTCAGTAGTTATGATGGAGATGGAAACCTTTCACAGAGTGAGTAATTAGTAATTACAGAGTTCAAAAAGAGGACAATCATTGTGTTTTGATTTCATACTCACCGGCAAAATTCATCACAGTGGTCCCTACATGAGGATGAAAACCGAATTGCACTGGATTCTGTTCATATCTTATAGTTCATATACAATCTGTTATTTATGAAGGACTGGTTCAGCTCAAAAGTCAAAACAGACCTATTTTTGTTAACTAGCTATCAATATCATTAACCAACAGATTCAACCGAAAGGTAAGTAGTAATATCTAATCAATAACTTCGATTCAGCCAAAATTTAAACTCGAATATGCACAGTTGATTTTGCTATTGTTGTTTGACCGAAGAGGAATTAGAAGACAAGGACCAATCACAAACCGTTTGTTGAGCATAAACTGAACATCTAAAGTTGGCACATATTGGCTAGGTTGGAGAGAGGAGAGAGACTAGACCAAGATGGGACCAACTGTATAATGAGCTATTCATATAAGCACAAAGAAGGTAGTTGGGTGTTGCATATAATATAGGTGGACTGTCACTTATATTTCATTATGTCGACATTAACCATCAATGCCCCTTTCTCTATTtggatttttgaaaatagaaCATTAAGTTTACATTGTTGGTTATTATATGTTTCAAGGAGTTGTTTTCCTCTTGGCTTATATTCCATGATAAGGATGAGGTCTTAAGAAGATTATTTCATGATGAGACTTGTGAGAGAGAAGATTAAACTGAGTTTGCTGATAATTGTCATTTTATAAGCTATGAAAAAGTAATTTATTTGAACAAAAAAACAATTTATCGAATCAGTCTTTGACACTCAGCATTCGCCTGTGCTCATTATTGCTTACTAATTTAACCATGTCATAGACAAGGATTGTACACTCAAGACAAGGCAACATAGAAACCAACAGACAGTTGAGTTGGTTTTAATGTATGTTGATACCTGTCATCTTTATTTTATCCACTTTGGTTCAGATAAACTCAGCAATTGGTGTTACAAGATTCAGTAAAAGCCTTGAGAAAACTCAAACTAATACAAAATTAATTTGttctaaacaacaaaaacaactctTGTAATCAACAAGAGAAGAAACCGGAAGGGAAACATTATGGATGATCATTGCTTGGTATCACTACTATTTTCAACCTTTTCAATCTCTTCACGGACCTTTCGTTCGGCCTCCTGTCTTTCTTTTTCAGCATCCTCCTCTTCCTCAATCTCGTCAAGATCATCAAATTCTTTGGTTGCTGCCATTGCTTTCACTACAGGGTCTCTAAGCACAGATATCAGTCCCCCGCCAACTCTGTACTCTTCTTCATCCCCAATCAGATACAACCGCTGGTCTGGGCCAGATGCCATGGGAACATCAACGGCCAGAAGCTTCATATCATACTGCACATGAAAATAACAGGAAAGGTGGAGTAAGCGAACCTTGAAGCATGAAGCATGAGTTTCCCCTCTGCATTATACATATTTTTTCCTCTAGGAAATCATTTTAGCTAATATTTCACACATAATAATTATTCTTGCATTATATATTTCTTTCTTGTGTTATATCACACACACACGCGCGGAGGAAGAGAggatgaaaattaaaataaacaaaaaaaagacaACTCTCTCTCCCAAAGTCTCATAAGGTGATGTAGATAGCATGTGAGTTTCAAATCTCTGTTATATCAGTACATAAGGAGAGAAAATTAAGAAAGATTTCTCTTCTCTTTAGCAAATTTGTCAAAAATCATAATTGTTGGTTAAAAAAATTGAGCCACGTTGAAGGGCTATAAGCACAGTAGGTACGATTTTGAGGTTGTTACTTGTTGTTCTGCTGTTTTAAATCATGCCAAAGATAATGCCAAATTCAGAGACTGTTACTCCTCCCAATTTTCACTCCAAAACCAAAGGAATAACTATGAGTTGGAATCAAAAGTACAAGCTCTGCACCGCCACTGCAAAACCACTCATCTATGGTGCAAACCACCATGGTCATCCTCCTCATGCACCTGCAAATTTGAACAATCACTCACAAATCGACAATGAACATCCCTCTTAGGGCATAGAACGAACATGATGCCTCTTCGTCGTCTTTCATCAACTTATGGTTTCTTCGACAACCTCTGTCTCACGAATAGGAATTTTTTTTccaaagagagaacgaaaaacaATTTGGGACAGAATTgtcatttttgtttgttttaatttttagtcTCCCAGCCGTGAGATTAATTTACTGGTTGAGATTTAATGTTGTAGAGTGAAGGAGAGGTTAATTGTTGCTGAGGATCTGGATCCAGGAAAGACAAACAATCAAAGAATAGGTAGGAAGTTTATTAttggaaaattaaaagaaaatgaatagaAGTCTCCCCAAGGGTTCTTTTTTCACTAACAATATCAAATGTACAGGATTAGTATCCTTCTTTCTCCTATTTATACATGACGTCCTCTCTAATTAACAAACTACCCTAACTACTTTAAGTCACTTCCAATCTTTACCCTAATAATATACCATTTAACTCTAAATCTCTCCTAATATAACCGGTTCCTTTAATCTTCCTCCACCTCTACTTATTGGACATGGAATCCTCCTTAACAAACAAGGAAAATGAACAAGTAATATAAAATCATCAACAAAGCAAAGTAGCTCAATCCCTCAGCAAAGTGTTATATAAATCGGCCCAGACCGACTTGAAACGGCTTGCTGGTATTTGTGGTTAAACTGGTGACCAGACCGGTTTATAAATTCTGTACAAGTTTGCGCTACCTATAAACAAGtgcaaacaaaattataaattattccaACGAAATTACAAAAAagttatcaccacaacaacaaccaagtcttatcTCACTTGGtggggtcggctacatggatcaaatgACGCCATAATGTTTTATCAAATACCATATTTCTATGCAATGTAACTCATTAATCTATAGATCTTTTTTAATAGTTTCTCTTTTAGTTTTTCCAAGGTCTTCCTCTAACTCTAGCGGTTTGACTACCCTCCATTTGATCTACTCgccttaataataatttttaatttggcTAGGTGGTTATTTATTCTCTTAGTTACTATTAACTATTCTTAGAATTTTGGGTTGGTCCAACTCAACTTTACAAAACCGGAATGTAAAGTGAAGGTTGTCCAACCTTTATAAACACGACACAACACAAGTCAAATCTCTAAACAATGTGAGACTAAATCCACTCTTTCACACTCAACACAATGAAGATGTTGGAGGCTACAATGAAGGCAATTGAATTGACAACCCAAATGCCGCAATTCGATGGCTAGGGGTAGACTGCTATGAAGGTGAAATTTCCAACACACACCCCTCACGCTCTAGCCTTAATGAGCCTGAAGTGTGGACAGTGTGGGAATCCCAACAACATATTTAGGATAAACTCTAATACTATCTTAGAATTTTGGGTTGCAACTAACTCCACCTTTTAAAACTGGCTAGTAAGGGGAGTGCTGTATGAGAGCTTTATAAACACCACACGGGCCATATTTCTAGGCAATGAAGGACGAAATCAACCCCTTCACAACCAATATAAGGAACAAGTGGGAGGTTGCAATGAAGGCAACCCAAATGCTGCAATTAGACGGCTAGCAGCGGACCGCAATGAAGATGGAATTTCCAACAATTTTAAACAATGTTCTATATTAGATCCATGAAGTTATAATAAACTATGAACATCTATTGAAGTACAGTGAATTTTTAAATAGttgattttgtaattttttttttaagtatacAACTTTATAAGATAAATGGGTTCATTTGACTCATTGGTTTGACCAGTGGCCTCACCAAGTCAGTGACTGGTCCAGGTTTAATAAGATTGCCTTCCCTTATATGTAAAGGCAATGTTGCAGAAGAAAGCTACAAGATATAATATCATTCATGAGCTCTCAACTAACAATAGTTAGATCATGACGTGGTATCAAATGCC
Encoded proteins:
- the LOC131661202 gene encoding probable inactive receptor kinase At5g58300 translates to MKLKLSNVAFVLLIASLSLFSLIVAASDLNSDRQALLEFASSVPHAPRLNWNDSSSICTSWTGVTCNSNRTRVVGIHLPGIGLTGSIPENTIGKLDALRVLSLHSNGLRGSLPSNILSIPSLQFAHLQKNNFSGLIPSSVSPKLVVFDISFNSFSGIIPSEFQNLRRLTWFYLQNNSISGPIPDFNLPSLRYLNLSNNNLNGSIPNSIKTFPSTSFLGNSLLCGPPLLNNCSSISPSPSPSPTLTQNEKDTTAHKKSFGIAVILALVIGGIALLSLLVLVFFVCFLKKKTNKRSGILKGKASSCAGKTEVSKSFGSGVQAAEKNKLFFFEGSSYTFDLEDLLKASAEVLGKGSYGTAYKAVLEEGVTMVVKRLKEVVVGKKEFEQQLDIVGRFGRHPNVMPLRAYYYSKDEKLLVYNYMPGGSLFFLLHGNKGAGRTPFDWDSRVKVALGTAKGIAFIHSEGGSKFTHGNIKSTNVLITQEFDSCISDVGLPPLMNAPATMSRTNGYGAPEVTDSKKITQKSDVYSFGVLLLEMLTGKTPLRYPGYEDVVELPRWVKSVVREEWTAEVFDEELLRGQYVEEEMVQMLQIALACVGKTPDMRPRMDEAVRMIEEIKHPEFKNRTSSESEYSNLQTP